A genomic segment from Lampris incognitus isolate fLamInc1 unplaced genomic scaffold, fLamInc1.hap2 scaffold_147, whole genome shotgun sequence encodes:
- the LOC130132482 gene encoding glutamate receptor ionotropic, NMDA 1-like gives MRLFLLAVLFCCSCARAGCEPKIVNIGAVLSQKRYEQVFKDAVTQANQIYGRDKFKLTAISVTHKPNAIQMALSVCEDLISSQ, from the coding sequence ATGCGTCTGTTTCTGCTGGCGGTGCTCTTCTGCTGCTCCTGCGCGCGGGCCGGCTGCGAGCCCAAGATTGTGAACatcggggccgtcctgagccAGAAGAGATACGAGCAAGTCTTCAAAGACGCCGTGACCCAAGCCAACCAGATCTACGGGAGGGATAAATTCAAGCTCACCGCCATCTCCGTAACGCACAAGCCCAACGCTATTCAGATGGCTCTGTCGGTCTGCGAGGACCTCATCTCCAGTCAG